ggactgtcttttaaaaaattgcttttccTAGCTCCCCAAGATGTtgatctttttattctttcacacCTATAGCTTGAACATCCCCCCAGCTGTAGATAAAGATGTACCTCCCAATTCCTTCGGAATCACCATCTCTTAAACTGCTACCCTATCTTCTGAGTTCCTCACTTCCGTTATGCCTTTTCTGTCAGTCTTCTAGTTCTACTTCAGTTGATGACTCCAGTTCTCTAGTTGCCCCAAAGGATTCTGATGAGAAACCAAATAAGTTCAGAAGAATTGTACTAGTTTCCATAGGCTTCTGGAAAGATAGGTCaacaaatgtaaatttattataaagcatATATGTACAAAGAAATCTCTTATGGCACCactaatcaaaatatcaaaaatatagtTACAAAGGAGTAAgatcaaaaaaaacaaagctagatTTGTAAAAGAGAATGGGAATAGCAGAGGAAGGCTTCCACAGCTGAGTTATTGTCATCTAAAAATTAAGTAACTATGGGTTCCTATTTGTAATTGTCACATAAAAACTTGGGCTAAAGGCCTCTTCCCAAAGCTTTTccctttccaaaaaagaaaaacatttcccaGCTCTAAAACAAGATAGGGAGGAAGCACCAGGAAAGTTAAAAGACCTTTCCATACtctgttaattttatattggttCTTAAGGTTCCAAGCCTACTAAATGAAAAAGTGTTATGGCACTTGTATCTCAAATTTAACTCAGTTTTAAATATCATCAGTctagtataattttttaaatttatcttaagGTATCTGCAAAGTGAACAATGTTTCTAACACAAGATTAGGTACTTCagtcaataagaaaaacaagaaagcaatCATTTATTATTTGGGGCTCTTAGGAGGTCATTAGgcactaattttaaaatatataatttgacaCTTTATAGAGGCTagaaacataattcaaaattTCATAAAGGTATATTAAATTAAAACCACTTTAGACAGTTCAAGATCTCACTGACAAAGTTCATTTAAGGTGACAGTTTTGCTACTGTGTTACTGTTCCCACATGATATCATCTCTTCTCAATTTCATTTGAAGATTATGGACTCGTATTGGAGGAAAGTTGCTGTTTTTTTGAGGAGAGTTagttagcaaacattttctggggctattttttatgttctttgatCCTTTACGGTTGCTATCTTCTTTCTGAATAGCTGAAGCTTCACTCATCTTCAAATTCTGAACTTTTTGCTGCAGTTTGCAgacctggagagaaaaaaatctaacattttagtcaaaaatatacttaaaatataccTTACAGTAGATGGATTGGATTGATGGTTTAAAgattacatgaaattaaaaagttCGTTAAGtctttatttattgaatacctattacATGCCTAACACTGTGCTAGTtagacaaaaatataatgaataaaacaatCTTTGCTTTCAAAGAGTTTACTGCTCTTATTAGTGAAATCAAAGCATATATGTGACAACTAGAGAATAATTCAAGCCACAATAACTTTGAGTAGGACAAAAAGTATATATCTGAGAAGGCTAAAAGTAGGACAAGATCAATGTGGGCTGGAGAAGCTGAGAGGAAGGAACGTTTATGTAAGATATGAAATGGGAAAAATCTGGAGAACAGGGAGGTGAGAGAAGGACCTTTCAGGTGACACTAACAATAAAGCAAAGATTTGATGCTAGGAATGGACATCAAGTTTATagagtctatatatatatatatatatatatattttttaatttaaagtattcATGAATTTAAAGTACTACTGAAtgccagttttaaaaaaaaaggcaaaggaataaCTTTATCTCATTGAGGAGTATCTAGTAATGATTGGGTAGACAGAATTAAACAAAACTTATAAACTAGTCAAAACCTATTTCTTCGAAGTCCAGTCCATTACtcaatcttttttaaatttttaaatatttatttaattaaattaattaatttattttggccagGCCACACGGCTTAGCTCCCCAATCATGGatccaacctgtgccccctgcagtggaagcgcagaatcctaaccactggaccgccagggaattccctccattaCTTAATCTATTTCACTTAAGCACAGCCTAATTTGTAGAGCTGGTCTAGACATTGGCTAAGTATCTGGGTTCTATTTGTCTAAAAATGCTTGAAATTTTATACTGCTATAGTTATTAtggaatataaataatattttcaaaatattatttatgtacacacttcctaaatttaaaaaaagtgactATTCTTCTATTCCTTTCAAGTTTCTCCTGTGTGATTCTAAGAAAGTATACAAGTTATATAATCTTCACCCTAACACAATCATACAAAAATTTTACTTACTATAGACTTAAAAGCCAGTAAAGTGAAAATGTTTGCTTcaaaatttcatttccttctttctttctttattggctATAGAAGAGTAAAGGCAGTAAAATTCTGCATTCTTTATTACTTTCCTATAAAAGTGGGGAAGGCTTAATTGTGAGGTTAATATATCACCAACTTATATGAATGCTGATTATTCCATAGGCAGATAGCTACATGATATGACCTGAGGGTTCCTGGAAAGattttctctgctttctgttCCAGTAGCATAATCGTACTAAGAATGGAGTCATTGTCTTGGGATAAAATATAATATTCCatgattttttcattaaaatattaaaactgttaTGCCATTCTTAGCTGTTAAGAATTTACACACAAGGATAGAGTCCCCCTCATCACCCCTCTAGAGCTAGCTGAGCACAGGTCCCCAGCGAATGGAACACAGCATAGCTTGTTCTGGGAAACTGGAAATAGCAGTCTTAGAGTTGGGGTACTGCTTCAGAAGCCAGGTTTATATATGCACTAGACACCTGTTGACATAAGGGGTTTCATTAAGGCATTAGGGAAGAGAGGGATAAGGGGAAAGAATGCTAAAAGGATAACTGGGAGAGCTGTAAAGCAAATCTAGCCTACCTCTTaattttcccaaacttatttttgAATACATAactaaactttcttttcttttctttttttggccacaccatgaggcttgcaggatcttagttccccaaccagggattgaacctgggccccagcaatGAACGggctgagccctaaccactggaccaccagggaatttcccatAACTAAActtccttgtttccttttctttgtattaTCTTGGAGAGTTACATAGGAGGCCATGTTATTTCAATGGACAGATGACTCTATAATAAGCCTAAGGGATTCCTATCTATCATCTTTTCTCTAAGCCATACATACAGGCCTCAAATTTGGAAGGTCATACAGAGATATAACACTGAATCCAgatacattatcttttcattaaaaTCTTTTACTAAAGCCTCTTACATTGTCTTGATGCTTCATTAATTTAGAAATTTGTTCtcctttaatttccattttcttgactAAATGTTCTAGTTCACATTCTATGTTTTCACAGACTGATtggctttcagtttctttcatttgaTTCAGAAGGTCTTGGTACTCCctatgaaagaaaagcaaatatcaagcACTATTACAGTTTATAGTATATGTCTTTGTCACAATTAGACAATATTCTGTTCAATCATAAATTTTAATCAGAGTTAAATATTAACCTTCAAAGACAGTCTCTTTCTGTAGGGTTATCAAATTAAATCTATGGTAATTATAAACAGGCTCTTATGATTTGAGATtagatatatttagaaatatattagaCTTAGGATCTTAAAGAATCCTAAAAAAAAGGTCTGAATCCTTGATGTTTACAGTTAAATGTAGTAAAATATTCTGATGTCCTTAGCTAGAGGCATTAAGGGACTCTTTTTCATTCCAAGTTTGGAATTCTTAATGTAGAATCTGTGGAAGAATTCCAGCTATAGAAGTATTTGCCTGAGAAATCCCTAGATTTGGTGATAGCCTACTCAAAGAAACACTGCCAATAGAACTAGTTATATCTTCTACAGAGGTCTTAGTTCAACTAGCTGGCCGCCCAAATCAcatattttctggaatttttgttgaatatatatttaaacttgAAGCTTAAAATATATATCCCATACAGAATATTGTTTACTATGGATGCTTCAAACGTGTAATGCAGACCAGCCAGAATCTAAAACAAGAAATTGCTTTCCTATTTATCTAATGAAATCATTCATTTAActaaaaagattataaaaaacaaatggaGAATCTTTCTTATAAAAGTATTTGTGAGTTACAATTTAAGGTCACCAGACTCCATTTGTTAGAATGACAGAAATATTTGTCTATCAGTTCAGATCTTGGGAATACAGAAACACTTTAAATTGGAAAAAGTAGTAATTACACATAGataattaaaatgcaatttaaatacaacaaatataatgaaaaatcaaTGACAACAAATCTGCAgatcaaaataaatccaaatggcTAAGTAAGACTTTTAAGAATTTATAAGTGGCACTGTTTGAAAGACTGAGAAGAACAAAAGATACCTAAATATCTTGCTACTTCTTCTGATAAATACTTACATAGTCATTTGGTCCAGCTCATCTTGCATTGCCATCAAAAGTTCAGACAAATTGTTACAAACGGAAATGGACTTTTCTGAGTCAGAAGGTACAGCTTCACATTGAGAAGTTGATTTAGAAGGCTTGTAGAGACATCTAGGTTCAGAAACTTCAGCCAGTTTCTGAAGGATATGTGGCCTGTAATGTTGCATTGTCTGCAGGTTTGGggtacttgcattcctggaatggcCTGCACTGGCAGACTTCGGGGGAAAAGAAATAGCTGAGAACGATTTTAAATAACTGATGGCATTTAAATATCACTTACAACAAAGCCTGAGTTTATCTGACCAAGTATCCTCATTTTTCCCCCTCTCACCTTCTCAGCCACAATAGGCAGTGATCCAAACTTTGAATAAATTTGCTGAGGTGGTCCTCTCTTTAAACATTTAGTTTTCTAAATATTGACAagggaaaaagtaaacaaaaaaatatttaaaaagacatttatcaAATGCAACATtattagccattaggaaaatgcaagttaCAATGAAACatcactatacacctattagaacagccaaaaaaaaaaaaaaaagtgacaccaccaaatgctggcaaggatgtggagaaaccagaTCACTCATATGCACAAAataatgcagccactttggaagacagtttggaagtttcttataaaactaaacatgtagTTATCATATGATTTAGCAATTGCACTTTTAGACATTTATccctgaaaaatgaaaacttatgttcacacaaaaacccatacacaaatgtttataactGCTTTATTTGTGATAgcctaaaactgaaaacaatccaaatatccttcaataggtaaatggttaaactgtggcacatccataacatggaatactacacagaaacttttaaaaatgtattaatactTGGGTGGATTGCAAGGGAATTGGCTGAGCAAAAAAAGcctctcaaaaggttacatactgggcttctgtggtggtgcagtggttaagaatccacctgccaatgcaggggacatgggttcgagccctggtcacggaagatcccatataccgcggagcaactaagcccgtgcgtcacaactactgagcccacgtgccacaatgaagcctgtgtgcctagagcccatgttcctcaaccagagaagccacagcaacaaGCCCgcacacaatgaagagtagcccccactagccacaactagagaaaagcccacatgcagcaatgaagacccaacgcagtcaaaaataaataaaatttttttaaaaaaggttacatactgtatgattacatttatatagcattcatgaaataaaattatagagatggtAAACAGATTAGAAAATGCTAAGGGTTAGGGAGCAGGATGATGTGTAACTATAAAGGGATGGAATGAAGAAATCTTATAGAGGTGGAACAGTGCTGTATCTTCATTGTGGTGATAGTTACATGAATATACACATGAGataaaactatataaaactacatatactcacacacacacatacatatacacacacaactaaGTGAATAAAAAACGATTGAAATCTCCATAAGTTCTGTGTATTGTACCAATTTCAATTTCCTGGACTTTATACTATATTTATgaaagatgttaccattggggaaaACTGGTTGAAGATACATGGGACCtccctttatatttttttgttatctcctgtgaatatataatttttcaaaataaaaagtgaaaaacaaaaatagacacttATGGTTAGGATATGGAACAATGGTAACTGCTGATTGGAACATAAAGTGGTCCAATCACTTTGGACATTATCTCGTAAAGCTAAGGTGCATAACACTTATGGCCCAGCATCTTAGAGAAACTCCTGAACACATGCACCAAGAGGTATGTACAAGAAAGTTCTTAACAgtgttttttataataataaaaagtgagaaacaaaccaaatgatcactgaaaggagaaaggaaaaaatatttttagcaataaaaagcaGTAAACCATAGGTATATGCATCAATTGGAAGAATCTCATAAACTTAATGCTGAGTGGAAAAAGAAAGCTGCTGAAGAACACGAACAGAATAAgtccatttacataaagttcaaagCATAACCCTAAAACATGTATTTCTTAGGAATACTTATTTggcaaagtaatttttttaaaaaaagccagagAATGATAAAAGCAAAATCAGAATTGTGGTTAATCCTTGGACGGAGGGAATACAATTTAGGAGAGATATATGCTGGGGCTTAACAGTGctggtaatgttctatttcttaagcTGGGTGGTCACTCTACCAAGTGCTAATTTCATTATTATCCTTCGAGCAGACATTTTTTGTTATATATACTCCttcatgaaacatttttaaaaagacactgctgaactacattctttttttttttttgcagtacgcgggcctctcactgctgtggcctctcccgttgcgaagcacaggctccggacgcgcaggctcagcggccatggctcacgggcccagccgctccgcggcatgtgggatcttcccggaccggagcacgaacccgtgtcccctgcatcggcaggcggactctcaaccgctgcgccaccagggaagccctgctgaacTACATTCTTAAAAGTAAATGATTTCACTATTTTTGTAGGAAGGATTGAACTAGGGTGACCAATTGTCTCAATTTGCCCATGATACAGAATTTTCAGTACTAAAACTAGGAAAGTCACAGGCAAACTGGGGTGAATTGGTCACTCTAGTTAACATTTCACTAAGAGAATAATCAATAAACTGAGCGTATtccataatgaaaacaaaatattccGAACTCTAAATGAAAATTTAGATATCTTAACTATTAtaaacattcaatttttttttctgaaaattaaagaaataaaatggcttAGAGGTAGAGAAATCACAAGTTTGTGAGTCAGTTCTTATTCACTCAGAGTTGCCTGGTGACCCTGGACAACCATTCAACCTCTGTACTTCAGGAACGGTAATTTCAAGTAATGGAAAACAATGGTCTGGTCTAAGGCTATTTCAAGCAGTTATAATTAAgagtaaaagaaatttaattcttttaattactATATTGGATGAGATCTCTGATTGATTAGTCTAACCTTTTAAGAGAATAATGAAAACGTCACAGGAAAGGCTTCCATCATCTTGCTTACCACATTCAAACAGCCTGATTCTTTACTTCCAAGTTCACCTTATACTGTTGTCGCTTACCATCTAGAAGTATAGCTCTAATCATTTGCCTACAAGCCTGCAATGGTTCCCAATGACTTATAGAATAAAAGTTCAAATTCTTAACATAGCATTGAAGATCAGTCATAATGTCACCTCAAGctatattttcaatttcagtcTCATATGACACCATCTCACACCCAGTACTGGACAATTACTTATCGTTTCGTGGAAAAACCAACTATACTCTCAGATTGTAAAACACTTCTCCTCATCTCTATCAGTACTTACTAATTTTCCAAGGCTGCCTTTAATGCTGCTTCTTGCATGACCccttcacatattctttatctatACAGCACCACAGTACTTTGTTTATACCTTCATTAAGTTTTTATTATACTCTgtcttatatttgtatatttatctgCCTTTCTGTAAATTCctgtgttatttatctttttactaCCTAAAGGTACTAGTCTATGTAAATCAAGATGTATGAATTGAATGAACTACATTCAGGATATGGAGTGTCAGTGAGACAAGCAGGACTCTCATAGAGGTCTCAAAATCAGATCCTACCTTCAGCAAGCAACGAAGTGTCCCTGCCATCTTTAAAGGGAGGCATTATTACAGGCAGATCCTATGAACTTGGGACTTGAActaactactttttaaaagtgattttgctgttaattactttttcttttcttccagcagctaccttttctttccttcatttcttttaccttGTTTCTCCCTGtaccttattaaaattttttttccactaaCTCATCAAAGGATGCCATAAaacacaaatacaaaattaagtCAATAATTTTTCCACTTGCAAATTACTTATAGTGATTTTCTATTTGGCTTTGCAGCTTCTAATCTTCCTgtagagacaagaaagaaaacatacttgaGGAAGGAAATAAGCTAAAAAATCAACATAAATTGCATTGGGAAAATGCTTTTCATTACTGTATTTTgcaaattctttgaaagaaaaaaatctgtgaaaaatgcagcCGAACTATTAAATAGTAACTcttatttatggaataa
The sequence above is drawn from the Delphinus delphis chromosome 14, mDelDel1.2, whole genome shotgun sequence genome and encodes:
- the CEP57L1 gene encoding centrosomal protein CEP57L1 isoform X2; its protein translation is MQLSSAQSHCTLLEKQLEYTKRMVLNVEREKNMILEQQAQLQREKEQDHMKLQAKLEKLDVLEKECFKLTTTQKTAEGKIKHLEEKLKEEEHQRKLFQDKASQLQTELEISRILMSSVSNPKRSKEKKKSSKKTKCLKRGPPQQIYSKFGSLPIVAEKSASAGHSRNASTPNLQTMQHYRPHILQKLAEVSEPRCLYKPSKSTSQCEAVPSDSEKSISVCNNLSELLMAMQDELDQMTMEYQDLLNQMKETESQSVCENIECELEHLVKKMEIKGEQISKLMKHQDNVCKLQQKVQNLKMSEASAIQKEDSNRKGSKNIKNSPRKCLLTNSPQKNSNFPPIRVHNLQMKLRRDDIMWEQ